In Gossypium arboreum isolate Shixiya-1 chromosome 5, ASM2569848v2, whole genome shotgun sequence, a single genomic region encodes these proteins:
- the LOC108454464 gene encoding protein TIFY 3-like isoform X2 — MMVGSSMATPTSGLNSTSPAPSQLTIFYDGHVCVFDAIPVEKVREIMLIAATAAAGAANSVDMKKVATDCATTSPVLTRSPSLQSTATATALASPQAQVYPINRTPFCKLKELPIARRHSLQRFFEKRRDRLVNRNPYPNPSTPKSFDDTKANLSAATSPESGCFGKSPVAQEEFHPKAPAHVA; from the exons ATGATGGTTGGAAG TTCCATGGCAACTCCTACATCTGGACTGAATTCCACTAGCCCTGCTCCATCTCAACTAACCATCTTCTATGATGGACACGTTTGTGTGTTTGACGCAATTCCTGTGGAAAAG GTGCGGGAGATTATGCTTATTGCCGCAACTGCTGCTGCTGGTGCTGCTAACTCTGTTGACATGAAGAAAGTTGCAACTGATTGTGCCACCACCTCACCTGTTCTTACGAGGTCTCCTTCGCTTCAAAGTACTGCTACTGCAACTGCTCTGGCTTCACCACAGGCACAGGTGTACCCTATTAACAGGACCCCTTTCTGCAAACTGAAAG AACTACCAATTGCAAGGAGACACTCCCTTCAGCGATTTTTTGAGAAGCGGCGGGACAG GCTGGTGAACAGGAATCCATATCCTAATCCATCAACACCAAAATCATTTGATGACACCAAAGCTAACCTCAGTGCTGCAACTTCACCAGAATCGGGTTGCTTTGGTAAATCGCCTGTTGCTCAAGAAGAATTCCATCCAAAAGCTCCAGCTCATGTTGCATAA
- the LOC108454464 gene encoding protein TIFY 3B-like isoform X1, which yields MEGEAGSYEDVKPNVVVKQSNGDVVGDNGVGNLGSVEAPDFLSKKNFQNCSMATPTSGLNSTSPAPSQLTIFYDGHVCVFDAIPVEKVREIMLIAATAAAGAANSVDMKKVATDCATTSPVLTRSPSLQSTATATALASPQAQVYPINRTPFCKLKELPIARRHSLQRFFEKRRDRLVNRNPYPNPSTPKSFDDTKANLSAATSPESGCFGKSPVAQEEFHPKAPAHVA from the exons ATGGAAGGGGAAGCTGGTTCATACGAGGACGTTAAGCCAAACGTCGTCGTTAAACAAAGTAATGGCGATGTTGTCGGGGATAATGGTGTTGGAAATCTGGGATCCGTTGAAGCCCCCGATTTTCTTTCCAAGAAAAATTTCCAGAACTG TTCCATGGCAACTCCTACATCTGGACTGAATTCCACTAGCCCTGCTCCATCTCAACTAACCATCTTCTATGATGGACACGTTTGTGTGTTTGACGCAATTCCTGTGGAAAAG GTGCGGGAGATTATGCTTATTGCCGCAACTGCTGCTGCTGGTGCTGCTAACTCTGTTGACATGAAGAAAGTTGCAACTGATTGTGCCACCACCTCACCTGTTCTTACGAGGTCTCCTTCGCTTCAAAGTACTGCTACTGCAACTGCTCTGGCTTCACCACAGGCACAGGTGTACCCTATTAACAGGACCCCTTTCTGCAAACTGAAAG AACTACCAATTGCAAGGAGACACTCCCTTCAGCGATTTTTTGAGAAGCGGCGGGACAG GCTGGTGAACAGGAATCCATATCCTAATCCATCAACACCAAAATCATTTGATGACACCAAAGCTAACCTCAGTGCTGCAACTTCACCAGAATCGGGTTGCTTTGGTAAATCGCCTGTTGCTCAAGAAGAATTCCATCCAAAAGCTCCAGCTCATGTTGCATAA